Genomic segment of Juglans microcarpa x Juglans regia isolate MS1-56 chromosome 7S, Jm3101_v1.0, whole genome shotgun sequence:
CCCTTCAGAGGAATCGATGGAATTGCAGCCGAGGAGAATCAACCATCAGTAGGTGGGATTACGTACAACAGAGTTACCCTTAAGGGCACTTGGAGTTAGATCCCTCCCGATGATAGCAGCTCGTTCCATGGACACTTCATCCGAGAGAAGCTCTCGCACACTCAGAGCCCTCAAATTGCATCAAGGATTCTAGGGGATATGAGTCTTCATCTTTTCCAAGCCATTAGTGTAATCAAACTACCAGGCATCATCACGGACACCACGGACATATGACAACTCCTCCTGTAGACCCTGGATGGTAGCATCACTGGCCTCCAAAACGCGTCTAGCTTCTACTTGATTGGTCTCCAAGTCCCTCCGCCGTTTCCTTTCATCTTCCAGGGTCTTTCTCTTGTCTGTCAGAGACTAGGAGATTTTCTCGAACTCCCCCAACAACCACTTGTACGACCGAGCATCAGAGCCTTGCTGCTTGCGCAGCTCCAAGCTGTCGGCCTGCAGTTGCTCAAGCTCTTGCTGATAGTTGTTGAGTGATCTTTGTAGCCCATCCCTCGCCTTGAAGGCAAGCACCACCTTGAGACGAAGAAGGCCAGCCTCATCCCGGGGAATACGCTTCACGAAGCGACGAGAAGGCGAATAGCCGCCTGATGCCCTCAATATTGACGCAACTGAAAGGACGCTATCGAATACAAGCATAGTTATCGGAAGACTTGCCAACAAAGGCGGAAAGGGAAACGTTACTAGGGTTGCCAAGCGACAAGGAACCACCTCAGACTTCGGAGCCAAACACGAACCCCCATATAAGAGCATACTGCAGGGGTGATGGGACTCGTCGTCCTGGAGATCCCTCGAACAGCGTCTAACCCTTGAGTACCTACCCACATAATCTAGCGGGAAGCAAAGGAGACCCTCGATCCTCTGACAAGGTAACATCGACGGGCCACCAAAGGCACCAGTAGAGTAAGGCAAATCggagaaccacgccgcattaatggcaccactacctgagcaacacgccacattaatgacgtcgtcgtagaggcacgccgcattaaaaGACCCTGACAAAGGGAACAGTAGTGAGAACGTTGGTCACACGAGGGCCGGCACAATCTCCCCctagtccccccccccccccaaactcCCAGTATAAATAATGATCCTCAGGTCTGAGAAAAACTCTCAAGattctctcattatttaaaaacttcaaaaatactCTATTGACTTTAGCATCGGAAATTCTCTGGCCCCAAAGCCGCCCTCTCccagcttctttcttcttcgttttcgCAAGCCCAACTTTGAAGACCCGAGTTGCTATAACCTAAACCAAAGGCATacgaaacatgacgttaacgTGGTGAACTGATATTCAAAGAACTCCAAAGATTTCACAGTTATTACAAGGTGAGCCATATGGATAGTATTGGGAAAGAAACGGCTCATCAGCTAAGCATATGATAAGAGGATGAGGTAGGAATAATTTCTGGAGTTTATGAGGGAAAATGTAATTGTGGATGCTATGATGTGAGCTTCTGGAAATTGTTTGAACAAGTAATCTCtttctacaaaaacaaaaaaaatagatatattcaGCAATAATTTTGAATTCTACAACGTAATATAATCCACACCATCACAGTCTTTGAGCTAAATCATGTTTAGCTGCTCACAAGCTCTcaagtttaattgtttttccAAGTATTTATACAAGCCATTCACAAGCACTCAAGTTTAATTGTGCACAACATGAGGATCTAGCCCCATTTGCTTCCTTGTTTTCCCAACAAAGAGATCCCTGGACTTGATCATGCCAGGAACAATTCCAATAATCGTCGTGAGAGGGAATTGTGCCACCGCATCTTTCCTTCCAAGTGAAACAATTGCCTTCACAGAGCTACTAGGCTCATAGATTGccattttgctttcttttcctcCTGTTATCAATAGCTTCAAGTTCTTTGCAGCCACTAGAGCATGTTTTTGTGCCAAATATCCTTGTTTGATTTCCTACAATACCAATTTTCATGGAACATTATTAGCACATAAGATTTAGATGCAAACTTCAGAAGATTCAAAATGGCATGATGATGCTTAACTTGTTGCCTTATTGTAAGATCCGTTTGATTAATGCAtagaaactctttttttttttttttttggtcgaaGAACCCATCAAAacgacataaaataaaataaaataaaaagtattctGCACCAATAGCATCAGGAAGCATGTTTTTGAGATAAATGCACGTTGAATGATGATCTATATTCTGGGATGAcacttccttttctttccttgCTCTTCTAAGATTACACATCTAAGTTTTTCCCcttatatttgttataaaaacaTCGAATAGAATGAATTATAGTGCATGACTTGTTTGAAAGAACATATTTAAATTGGGTATCATAATCCTACGGCAAACAGCTGAACAGACCAAAACAGAGTACTATAACAGTTAGCGCTgtgagaaaatgaaatatttcaaaattgattGCCGTTTTCTTACCTTATATGTCTTTCATGTTTGTGGCAAAACTATTAGTTTGGGCCCAGAACGGCAAGATATGTAGAAAATAAACGATACCAGCAACCGAACAAACCCAAATAATTACATTGTGACAATTTGCACTTACCGGAATATCAGTAATATCTCCAATTGCAAATATGTTCTTTCGACCCTTGACTCTCAAATTCTCATCAACCATCAACCTTCCGTATGTATCTAAGTTATTTTTCAACACAGTTTCCTTGAGCCATGCTGAACCCAGTGGTGTCCCAGTGCACAGAAAATGGCAATCTGCTCTGAAAATTTCTCCAGCTGAAGTTTGATAAGTTTTGCTTTCATTTGAAACAGAATTCAAATCCACTCTTTGCTCCAATTTCACTTCGACTTTCTTTGATTTTAACCAATGCAAGGACTTTTCGGAAGCTTTTGGTCCAATGAATTCTAGCAACCTTGAACCATTATGCACCAGAGTAACGGCCTTATCTGGAAAATCAACTGCAATTTCTCCAGCAAGTTCAACACCAGTGGGGCCTCCtccaacaattaaaatggaACGAGCTGAATTTATCTGTTGATATTCTGCTAGTGCAAACATTATATCATTAAAAACAGGTAATGTCCAACTAGTGTACAGATATTCCTTTTCTCAACACAAATTTCAAAGTAGTTGCTAAATATTATTCATCTATGATGATATTTATCAACTATCTTGCATCCTAATTGTAGTCCTCTTTGAAGAGGATGGAGATTCCAAGCCATTATGGCTGCAGATGTATAGGTCAGAGTAAAAAACAAACAGGGGAAGGACAAGAACACCTGCCAAGAGTAATAGGTTCTCTTATTTGCCAAACCTCTACTAAGATATTTACATCATCACGAGAATGTATTTAATTGAACAACTTTTGTTTCCCAAGCATATTGCTTCTAAACTACCATAATGCAGCCATCATCAAAACAGAGAAAAACTCCCAATTGTATCAGCAGTCGATGTGGAAGTGTAAGCAAGAAATGAAGATAATGATTCGGTTCCTCTATAGTTTCACCTGCTTTGTATTGATCAAGTCTCTCAGTTCTAGATTTTGGGACACAATTGGCATGGCCGGTGGCAACGACGAGGAAATCATAGGGAATGAGACGGCCTTGTGCAGTCAAAACTTGGTTTTCAGTGATATCGATGGCAGTGGAGGTAACAATGCGGCCATTGGTGAAGTAATCTCCATGGTTGATCACCGACCTTTCAGCGAAGGATGGCTCCACCATCGCTCTCAAGCCTGCCCACGGAATCTCAAAATATTCCTTCCtaatttcaatttgtatttCCATCAGcaccaaattaaattatacaaaaaaataaaataaaataaaaaagagtgatggaagagaaagagagagcgcACGGATCAATGAGGGTGACATCGGCGTGGAATTGGAGGGATTTAGCGAGGAGAGAGCCAGCCACGCCTCCTCCGATGACGACCAACCTCCTCCTCTGCGCTTCCATGTCTTGCTCCTCCATGGTTTTTGCTTCTCTATCTTCTTCGATCGCAAGACTAGACGATTTCGGGCGCAGACTTGTCAAGGGTcagcaggaggaggaggagcaggGAGACGGGGTCTTGGTAGTCGGTACGTAACGTTAGTATTATCATTtattgtaatattaattttttctctatcatttatCAAAGAATTGCCAAAAGTTCCTCCCATATAAATTAGTTAATTTATTCTAAGTTGATTGCTTCAAATTGTCAAATATGATCTAAACGAGTCTATGATCTCACTCTCTAATTAACCATCCCTTTAGGTGTCGTTCGgttagtgagttgagttgaaatgaaataaattaaaataaaagttaaaagttgaataaaatattattataatattatttttttaatattattattattttgaaattttaaaaaatttgaattgtttattatattttatgtaaaaatttgagaaaattataatgatgagatgagatgatataagttgAGATCACTTCTCAATTCAAACGGAGCCTTAGAGATCTATTAACTAATTAGAATCATCCACTTAACCATTACCGAGTAGTATCGACTATCAATAGTACAATCTATTAAGATTCAACGAtcaagattttaa
This window contains:
- the LOC121241069 gene encoding apoptosis-inducing factor homolog B-like — its product is MEEQDMEAQRRRLVVIGGGVAGSLLAKSLQFHADVTLIDPKEYFEIPWAGLRAMVEPSFAERSVINHGDYFTNGRIVTSTAIDITENQVLTAQGRLIPYDFLVVATGHANCVPKSRTERLDQYKAEYQQINSARSILIVGGGPTGVELAGEIAVDFPDKAVTLVHNGSRLLEFIGPKASEKSLHWLKSKKVEVKLEQRVDLNSVSNESKTYQTSAGEIFRADCHFLCTGTPLGSAWLKETVLKNNLDTYGRLMVDENLRVKGRKNIFAIGDITDIPEIKQGYLAQKHALVAAKNLKLLITGGKESKMAIYEPSSSVKAIVSLGRKDAVAQFPLTTIIGIVPGMIKSRDLFVGKTRKQMGLDPHVVHN